The DNA segment ATGATTTTCTAGGTCTCATCTacattaattatgcataaaaacgaaaaaaaagaGCAACAAGCGAAATCAAGTGATCTAATCTTCATCTATCAACATGGCCTTTTCATCTTGTTTTTCCTCACTTTGCGGGACATGCTCATGAGTTTGGCGACCGTCGTTCCGTTCACTGTTACCTGAGATGAGATACAAGAATTAGAATGCTTGGCTTAGCAAGGCCAGgtctcaaacttttattctaaACAGAATTGTCCCACTTGGTTCATATTACTCGAAATGAAGCACACGGAGAAGTTTCCCCATGCGAAAAGGGGTAGGACACGGTCATAAGTTCCTCTTTATATGAACCAAACCATTATAAATGCATGAATATAATCGAATGAAATACAAGAAGTTTCAGATGGGAAAATGTACCGGATTCACTAAATATGACTCCACCGGAACACAATCCTTCCTCAACTTTCATGAGTTGAAGTGTCATCCTGGGTCCGACTTCTTGAAGTTTAATAGCACTTTTATTAGAAGCCCTGTTAACCCTACCAATGTCTGTCGGTAGACTTACCGTGGCTGCATCGTCATCCACTTCGCTTTCCGATCCATAACCAGTCCTTGAAGAAAGCAAAGAAAGATGagcaaaaagaaaagaaaaacattCAGGATACACTTGCTTTAGTTTGAAAACCAACAATTAGTAAAGTTAGGCAACACAAATTGATCCAACTTTCCAGTGTGATTCAATTGGAATACAATATATTATGGAAACTAACCTTTAAATTAAAAACTATCACCTTAAACTAGGCAACAAATTTTTCGAACTCCAAAGATAAATTTCAAAAGCAGGATCAACTTCTTTCCTGATCACAGTTCCTCTTCTTAACATTCCCAAGTCCTCGAGAAAGAACAGAATGCATGGAGGACGTTCAAGTTGTAGATAGGATGTAATAGGGGCTAGTAAGATTCAAGCACAAGaccaagttttttttaaaaaatcccaGGCTACGAACGTGATTGATAAATATGTTGAACAGACTGGCAAAACCATCCTAAAACTGAACCACATCTAAAGCCAATAAACCAATTTAAACGATTCAAAAACCTATTAAGAACTGAACTCCACAGGGACAAAGTATAACTCATTTTACATAAACAAAAATGCAAAAAGTGTATCCTGACTACTTTACATTTATCATATGCCTTGTGACCTAGGTCCATTACACAAGGAAACAgggttgtgtgtgtgtgtatgtgtgtgtgtgtgtatgtgtgtgtgtgtgagagagagggagagagagagagaggtcATACCTTGTCACAAAATCACTCACATCCTGAAAACTTCTTAAATCCGGCACCTGATGGTTCTGTACAAACTTCCTAATTCTTCGAGAAACATCTACAGGCTGCAATCTGATGGAGTATTGCCGGAAATCGATAAGGTTTGTGTCTTTATTATAATTAAGTAACACAATCCTTTGGCACGACGAAAGTTTGACCTAAATCATGTAAGATGGTGAGATGCAAGTCAACACTCAAGCAGCTATTAAATCTGGGTGACAGCTTGCAAAACTTACAGTATTTATATCGATGGCAGGAAAAATGTTCTGAAACATTATAGTGGTAAGCTTTAGATGTTGCTCCCCTGTCCCAAAACCAGAGAGTACTATCTAGAGAATTCAATCAAATAGCTCAGTATACCATCAAACACTAAACAAACTATCGTAAGATAATTTGGGAAAAAATTATGATAATACCAGGGGTGGGTTTTTAAACAGATCTTTAGGGCATCTCGGACGCAATTGATATTGAGCAACATCAGAAGCTAGCGAGTATTCATGTATCTTGAAGGTAAGAGTTGGGCCTTGCGGTGCCCTTGCAATCCGCAGGTATGGAGCGGATTCAGTTTTCGACAAAATGAGAAAATGTGTAACACCCATGGGCCCCGCaacattcaaaaaatctttAAGATTATTCCGCTTTTTTTCCTAAAAAGGAATAATGATTAGCCAACAACTAGCTGAGTCAGAAGAACTTTATATCCcatattaatataattataaccagAAAGTAAACTAGATCTACATGCAACAAATTTTGCACAACTTATCATTGTGCTCAATACTATTTGAATGAACCCACAATTTGTTTCACAAAAGGCTTATAGACTTCTGCTGCTCAATGATCAGCTTCAGAAGAACATGGTACTTTACATTTTGAACAACCAAATTCTCGAGTATTTTATAGGACTTAAACAACAAAACTATAAAATGACCAAAAAGGCACATTTGAAGGTATAGAAGACCAAACTATCAAACCTGCATGTAACCCATGGTTGCAATACAAaaccatatataaatataaacagATAAAGCACAGATTGTTGAATTCACATTTCCTCCCGAAATGATAAAGTAGCCATTTCCCGATTGGTGCACACAACTATTACCTGTTGCTTCAATTTCCAAAACCGAAAGCTCGGTTTCACAAAATCGCAATTTATTGAAAGATATCTAACAAGAAAATCGGATTATCATCCTCAATATTAACTACACAGGGAAAATGCAGATTTTTTAAACATAAAGCAACACCTACCTTGAGCTTTAGAGCAGTGAAAGGAAGCATCAATTTTCTCAAATCCATTTGCAGTTGTCGAAGAGGGCCAGGCAATTTCCCACGGCAAAAAACAAAACTTTTGGGAACTTTATCACCTGTTACATGATCTACAGTGGGCTGTTTCTTATGAATGGGTATTACAAACGGAATCCTCTTCTTCTGaattatttgaaataaaaaCAGATATAAATAACCAAAATAGGGTAATTAATCATCAAATTAAAAACCTGAACATTAAGCAGAACGAAACTTATACAAGCAAATGAGTTTTCGATAAAAGCGTTGCTTACATTGCGGAAACGAGCCATCTGGGGTTGTGAAGAGAACTAATTTCCTTTCTGGCTCAAGCTTCAATATTAGCAACAAAACCGagaattaaaacaaaaaaagatTCACCTCTCACAACACATATATCGATTTCTCGTCCGGTGGAATTTAGGGGTGTGCAATCGgttaaaaccgaaccgaccgaaccGAAAGTTTTaataaccgaaccgaccgatcaATTTTATGaataaccgaaccgaccgaattATACTAACaaaaccgaattaaccgaaccgattaaaaatcggtTATTTCGGTTCTTTAACCGAAATAACCGAATTTGTTATTGAAAACATTAAGCTGTGACAGTGTCACCAAAATATGTCAAGTGCAATAAGATAATACATGATTCGAATACAGAACTAAACTTTAGCTATAAAGTTCAAGTTTTAAACCaactaaagaataataaaaCATGCCCAAATATTCTAAAATCTAGTTTCAAATGAATGAACGAGTGGTCCAGTAACCAAATCTTCAAGATTGACTTGTGATTTGTGTCAACTGTCAAGAGGTGTTAAAATTGAGAGCTTCACAACGTGGGTAAATTCAGCTGCAAAAGAGAGATATTTTACCAACTTTTTCTTCAAATCCCACGGGAGAGGAGATATCTTGGATGGATCGTTGTGggttctcttttctttgttctCGATTCTTCAAAGATTTAGGAAAAGCACGCCAACGGCCAACGTCAAGAATGGATGCGAGGGAGTGAAACAAAGGGATGGGAGGGAACGAGCGATCTGCTAGACTGCTACGAGGGAAAGAAAGAGAATAGGGTTGGGAATTAGGGCTCCGTAGGCATCGGCGCATCGCGATGTGAATTCTGAGGAGTGAGGACGGAAGCCACAGAATTGGACACAATATGAATGAGACTTCTAATTGGATATTGGGCTAGGAATTAAATGAATTCATCCACAAAGCCCAACGTAAATATAACACTATTTTAATATGTAAAAATATTCTCGATTAAATCGGTTTAACcgatataattttcaaaaaaatcgaaaccgaACCGATAAAATTGAGATAACcgagaattttaaaaaatcaaaccgACCAACAGAATAAACCGAACCgattttccaattttttttcgGTTCGGTCGGTTTTCTCGGTTAGACCGATATTTTGCTCACCCCTACCGGTGGTTCAAAATTTTTAGGGTAACGGCAAAAGTTGAAAAGATAAAACAGAACGGATCGACTTAAACGTAGGTTTTCTTGTTGTTTAGGGCCTAAAATAAAATTGGATTTGTTTAAAGCCCAacacacaaaaaaatatatattcaggtcCAAAAACCGCTTAAATAAGTATTTTTTCTAAaagctagttttttttttttgtttttttattttttattttgggttatacttttaaaaaatataaaaataaaagcaCTTTTTAATCCTTATCTAGTCTAGATACCAACACTTGAAAAAACTGAACATAATGTAATTTGTAAAAGACTTAATAATCTCATTTAAAAACTGATTTATAACCAGACTGAATGATCCGAGTACTGTTATTTCTTGGGTGAAAGACATTTATTTTGATTATAGTGGTTTTTACTCATGTTTTCAAACTCGGACTAGACCGATCGGAAATTGATCACTGGTTCGATCCGAAGCACTCCAAAAAATCGTTTCAACGGTTAAACCGCTTAGAACCGattgaaccaatcaaaaaccgATCCCAAGATCCGGCCAAAAATAGGTTcgtgattatttgaaatttgtacttcgttaaaaatattattttattattattaatttatttatttatttttaaaatatatatatatatatatatataactataattaatattttgaaagtattatatagttatttattttacaaactatgataaaaatatttttttctatttatatatgtattttagTTTTaggttttcaaaatttaaaagatattattaattatattatattatataaacgatttttcGGTCGATTGAACCGTTTTTTCAAGgtagaccggttcgatcactGATCCTGTTATGAAAACACTGGTTTTACTTTGTTTTACATTTGTAGTAAAAGTGAACAAGTTTAAGTGTTTAACTACTTGCCTCAAAATTAGACATGAATATATGCTGAAACAGTGAACAtagtaaaaataattttcaattttaagAATCTTTTAAAGATTTGAGCTAACgtaattaaaaacatttaatacatgaaattttgaaatgaaAAGTGAAGAGGTTTTAACAACATTGAAGAATACTTTGAGGTGTATCAAAATTTAAGACGGTCTTAGAATGCAATTAATGCACCTTTCACGCCTAGCTAATTTTCTTTTCTTGACACAAAGCTCCTTTGATGATTGAATCAACTTGGAAAAATCTGCTATTAATCAATAATAAGACAAAAATGAACATTATTTAGGTCATTATCAAATGGCAGTATGCCGTATTATTATACTATAATGACAGAGAGTCTTTCTTTCCTATTATTATTGTAGGAAAACCCAAATCGTTCTCTCTTTGAGCACAAGAGACCTCAAACAAAAGAATGAAACATTAGAAACTGTTATTTTTGGACCTCTGCCCAAAAACAACCTTATTAATTTCATGACGACGCAAAGAATTCAACCAGTTTAGGGGTATGGAACAAGAAATTATGAGGTGTACTCCCAAGTTTCTTATTCTAATTTCTCTCATGAAGTCTAATTCtacaaataacaaaatatacaaATCAAGAGAATGACAAAATACCCAAAACAGAAAAgcgaaacaaaaacaaaaaaaatcaaatatgaaAACTAACAGAGAATGAAAGTAACAAGAGACCACATAGAACACACTAGAGAGAGGCTAGAAAATCAgatgatatttgattatttgacaATCACTTTAattccaaaatttaaatttgaataaatCTTACATAACATTTGAAATATCCTTGTTGTATCAAGAGTATATTATCTATATGTACATGCCGAATGAAGGTAACAACATCTCATCATCTAAAGATCACAAAGCACTAAAAccaacttaaaacatatatGGCCTTCTGCCCAAAAAAATAGCGTAATCAATTTCATCAAGACGCAAAGATTTTTAGAAACTGTTACTTCTTGAACCTATGCCCAAAAACAGCCTAATCAACTTCATCAAGATGCAAAGATTTTGACCAGTTTGAGGGAATTTTCTTTTTTCTAATTGCTCTCATGAGGTCTAATATAATAACTAACACACATTATGAGAATGTCAAAAGACCTAAGAAAAAAACCAAACATTAACAAAAAGTGGAGAAGAAAACAAGTGAAGATTGAATGTAAGAAAGATGCTACATAAAACACACTGGACGAAGGATAGGAAATCAGATCATATTTGACTATTCAACAATCCCTTTAattccaaaatttaaatttgaatagATCTTACATTAACATTTGAAACATCCTTGCTGTAACAAGAGTATATTATCCATGTGATCCACATgccaaataaaaatatgatacaGTATGTAGGTAATAAGATCTCATCATTTAAAGATTACAAAGCACTAAAaccaacttaaaacttaaatggCTAAAGTTTCTGCCCAAAAAACAGCAAAATCATTTTCATCAAGCAAATATTCTAACCAGTTTAAGGGTGTTAAACAAGAAAGCTTGAGGAAAACtctaattttctttttttaattgcTCTAATGAAgtttaattcaataaaaaaatacacaTGTCACGAGAATTTCAAAAGACCAAAAAAATCAcggaacaaaaacaaaaaccagaGATGAAAACTAATGAAAACAGAGTAGAAACTGCTACTTATTGAACTTCTACCCAAAAACAGATGTTTTCACAAGGATTATTCACGTTTTTTGACAGTTTAGTGATTAGTGATTTAGCGAGTTCATTAGCTTGAGCTAAGGTTTCTGGAAAAGAACCTAATCCTTTGGCTGAATGCTTCACTCAGATTATTGTAAtaccttttattttttatccATGTTGTCTCGTATATCTCCATGCTCATgtctgtaattttttttttaatctttgatCTAACATATCAAATTTTCACCAAGAATAAATTGAGAACCGCAAGAGTGGCATAAAATTACATAATCTAACCACAAGAAGATGACATATTTCATGAATAATTGGACATTTAATCTAGTGTTATGAAACAGaaaaccaaaacaaaacaaaaaatatcaaaCCAAAGTTACAAACCTGGCAAACACCTCAAGAATTGAGGTAACCGTACCTAGTATAATATAATTTCCAATTGTATATCTGATAAGTGCAAattttgcacttatattttatatgaattgacttggcttttgttttgttttgagcGATGTTATGCATATTttcttgttgtttgtgttgtttgcaggaatttgagtGTTATTCATTTTAGTTGGTCAAAAGAAGTGAAAAAGAGGTGAAAAAGAGTTGAAGAACACAAAATAAAAAGTGCCCAGCCTAGCACTCCAGCGCTACAAGccaagcgctccagcgctatacGGAGTCTTTCGAAGGGTGAAAAGTCGAGgaaatagcgctccagcgctacacatacagcgctccagcgctgttgGAAGAAAATGAcgggcgctccagcgctgtGCAATCTTAAAATTTGGAAAGTTTTTGATCGAGTTTAAGAAAGGATTTTAAGGCTTATTCTGGAGGGgacgagggtttagagagttttcagagcagagagacggctattgagagttttgaagtgcacaagagctcgagaatttggtccgaagacggaagacggcggcatccgacgacggagaagcttcattctaattcgttctagtttctctttgaactctattttttttagttcatggattgttggaaaaacatattttatttgattttgaattgcgttatga comes from the Henckelia pumila isolate YLH828 chromosome 1, ASM3356847v2, whole genome shotgun sequence genome and includes:
- the LOC140881546 gene encoding peter Pan-like protein is translated as MARFRNKKRIPFVIPIHKKQPTVDHVTGDKVPKSFVFCRGKLPGPLRQLQMDLRKLMLPFTALKLKEKKRNNLKDFLNVAGPMGVTHFLILSKTESAPYLRIARAPQGPTLTFKIHEYSLASDVAQYQLRPRCPKDLFKNPPLIVLSGFGTGEQHLKLTTIMFQNIFPAIDINTVKLSSCQRIVLLNYNKDTNLIDFRQYSIRLQPVDVSRRIRKFVQNHQVPDLRSFQDVSDFVTRTGYGSESEVDDDAATVSLPTDIGRVNRASNKSAIKLQEVGPRMTLQLMKVEEGLCSGGVIFSESGNSERNDGRQTHEHVPQSEEKQDEKAMLIDED